A DNA window from Mus caroli chromosome 8, CAROLI_EIJ_v1.1, whole genome shotgun sequence contains the following coding sequences:
- the Hsbp1 gene encoding heat shock factor-binding protein 1 yields the protein MAETDPKTMQDITLVVETLLQQMQDKFQIMSDQIIGRIDDMSSRIDDLEKNIADLMTQAGVEELDPENKIPTAQKS from the exons ATGGCCGAGACGGACCCCAAGACCATGCAGGACATCACCTTGGTG GTGGAGACGCTCTTGCAGCAGATGCAAGACAAGTTTCAGATCATGTCAGACCAGATCATCGGAAGGA TAGATGACATGAGCAGTCGGATCGACGACCTGGAGAAGAATATCGCTGACCTCATGACCCAGGCTGGAGTAGAAGAACTGGACCCTGAGAACAAGATTCCTACTGCCCAGAAGAGTTGA